The following proteins are co-located in the Bordetella bronchialis genome:
- a CDS encoding ABC transporter ATP-binding protein: MLTAHDLHITFNAGTPIETRALRGLSLHIPTGQFVTVIGSNGAGKSTFLNAVSGDQPIDSGRIEIDGIDMTRQPTWTRAGYVARVFQDPMAGTCEELTIEENMALAQARGARRGLRHAVKPAMRQVFRERLATLGLGLENRLGDRIGLLSGGQRQAVSLLMAALQPSRLLLLDEHTAALDPRTADFVLGLTARIVAESRLTTLMVTHSMRQALDVGERTVMLHQGQVVLDVSGQERKGLTVPDLLAMFERVRGEKLSDDALLLG; encoded by the coding sequence ATGCTGACCGCCCACGATCTGCACATCACCTTCAACGCCGGCACGCCCATCGAAACCCGGGCGCTGCGGGGACTGTCGCTGCATATTCCCACGGGACAGTTCGTCACCGTCATCGGCTCGAACGGCGCCGGCAAGTCCACCTTCCTCAACGCCGTGTCGGGCGACCAGCCCATCGACAGCGGGCGCATCGAAATCGACGGCATCGACATGACGCGCCAGCCGACCTGGACACGGGCCGGATATGTCGCCCGCGTCTTCCAGGATCCCATGGCCGGCACCTGCGAAGAGCTCACCATCGAAGAAAACATGGCGCTGGCCCAGGCGCGCGGGGCGCGGCGCGGCCTGCGCCATGCCGTCAAGCCCGCCATGCGGCAGGTCTTCCGCGAACGCCTGGCCACGCTGGGCCTGGGCCTGGAAAATCGCCTGGGCGACCGCATCGGCCTGTTGTCGGGCGGCCAGCGGCAGGCGGTCAGTCTGCTCATGGCGGCCCTGCAGCCTTCGCGCCTGCTGCTGCTGGACGAACACACGGCCGCGCTGGACCCGCGTACCGCCGATTTCGTGCTCGGCCTGACCGCCCGCATCGTCGCGGAAAGCCGCCTGACCACGCTCATGGTCACGCACAGCATGCGCCAGGCCCTGGATGTCGGCGAACGTACCGTCATGCTGCACCAGGGCCAGGTCGTGCTCGATGTCTCCGGCCAGGAGCGCAAGGGCCTGACCGTGCCGGACCTGCTGGCCATGTTCGAACGCGTGCGGGGCGAAAAACTGTCCGACGACGCCCTGCTGCTGGGCTGA
- a CDS encoding ABC transporter permease: MSLFSLLGALEVGLVFSLVALGVLVSFRLLRFPDLTVDGSFPLGAAVAATMISAGFNPFAATGCAIVAGAVAGCLTGWLNVRLRIMDLLASILVMIALYSVNLRVMGRPNVPLITEPTVFTLLQPAWLSDYVARPAILLVVVVVCKLLLDWFLSTEQGLGMRATGANPRMARSQGVNTGRLILGGMALSNALVALAGALFAQAQGGADISMGLGTIVIGLAAVIVGESLLPARRIALATLAVILGAIVYRFFVTLALNIDFIGLQAQDLNLVTAVLVTIALVIPRLRRRRRGGQGA, translated from the coding sequence ATGTCCCTGTTCTCTTTGCTGGGCGCACTGGAGGTAGGCCTGGTCTTCAGCCTGGTCGCGCTGGGCGTGCTGGTCTCCTTCCGATTGCTGCGTTTTCCCGATCTGACGGTCGATGGCAGCTTCCCGCTGGGCGCCGCCGTGGCCGCCACCATGATCTCGGCGGGCTTCAACCCCTTTGCCGCCACCGGCTGCGCGATCGTCGCCGGCGCCGTGGCCGGCTGCCTGACCGGCTGGCTGAACGTCAGGCTGCGCATCATGGACCTGCTTGCCAGCATCCTGGTCATGATCGCCTTGTACTCGGTCAACCTGCGCGTGATGGGGCGGCCCAACGTTCCGCTGATCACCGAGCCCACGGTCTTCACCCTGCTGCAGCCCGCGTGGCTCAGCGACTACGTGGCGCGTCCCGCGATCCTGCTGGTGGTGGTCGTCGTCTGCAAATTGCTGCTGGACTGGTTCCTGTCGACCGAGCAGGGGCTGGGCATGCGCGCGACCGGGGCCAACCCGCGCATGGCCCGTTCGCAGGGAGTCAACACCGGACGCCTGATCCTGGGCGGCATGGCCTTGTCCAACGCGCTGGTGGCGCTGGCCGGGGCGCTGTTCGCACAGGCGCAGGGCGGCGCGGATATCTCGATGGGCCTGGGCACCATCGTCATCGGCCTGGCCGCCGTGATCGTCGGCGAAAGCCTGCTGCCGGCGCGGCGCATCGCGCTGGCCACGCTGGCCGTCATCCTGGGCGCCATCGTGTACCGCTTCTTCGTCACCTTGGCCCTGAACATCGATTTCATCGGCCTGCAGGCCCAGGACCTGAACCTGGTCACGGCCGTGCTGGTGACGATCGCGCTCGTCATACCGCGCCTGCGCCGGCGCCGCCGCGGCGGACAGGGAGCCTGA